TTCCCGGCTATATCCTGGTTGAGCTAGATCTGCCCGATACAAGTTGGAAGACCTGGTGCTCTCACATCAAGCGTATACAGGGTGTTACCGGGTTTGTAAGCCCGAGTGACAGCGTTAAGCCGCAACCCCTATCAGCTGCAGAAGTGAAGAACCTATTTCAGAAGACGGGTGATCTTCCTGCTGAGAAAGTGTTCAAGCCTAAGCAGACCTTCTCCATCGGGGAGCAGGTACGCATAATTGACGGTCCCTTCGATTCCTTCACCGGGGTTATCGAGGAAGTCAATCTGGAAAAGGCCCGTATGCGGGTCAGCGTTGGAATTTTCGGACGCTCCACTCCGGTTGAGGTGGATTTCCTCCAAGTAGAAAAGATTCTGTAGTAGTCTTTGGACTGGATTACTGCACGAGATTTTTCTGTTCTTTTACAACCGAGTCCATTTGTTTGTGATTACTCCCTCATTGTAAGATGAGGTGGGAGCCTGATCGTATGACAGGCGTTAATACCAGCGCACAATCCAATCCATAGGTTGGATTTATTGCGTAAGGAGAGAAACATGGCAAAGAAAAAGGTGTCTGCAATTATTAAGTTGCAGTGCCCTGCCCAGAAGGCTACGCCGGCACCCCCAATTGGGCCCGCGCTTGGACCCCATGGTGTCAGTGCCCCTAAGTTTGTCCAGGAGTTCAATGACAAGACAAAGAACTACGAACCTGGGCTCATTCTTCCCGTTATCATCACTGTTTATGCCGACAAGAGCTTCACGTTCATCCTGAAGA
This sequence is a window from uncultured Sphaerochaeta sp.. Protein-coding genes within it:
- the rplK gene encoding 50S ribosomal protein L11, producing the protein MAKKKVSAIIKLQCPAQKATPAPPIGPALGPHGVSAPKFVQEFNDKTKNYEPGLILPVIITVYADKSFTFILKTPPAAVLIKKALGLSSGSGSPNKVKVGKLSQDQLTEIATTKLKDLNANDIEAAKRIVAGTARSMGVEVEQ
- the nusG gene encoding transcription termination/antitermination protein NusG yields the protein MAKGWYVVHTYSGYEQKIERIINKMRETDMDFALVCTDVKVPFETVVEVKEGVRREVKRKILPGYILVELDLPDTSWKTWCSHIKRIQGVTGFVSPSDSVKPQPLSAAEVKNLFQKTGDLPAEKVFKPKQTFSIGEQVRIIDGPFDSFTGVIEEVNLEKARMRVSVGIFGRSTPVEVDFLQVEKIL